A window from Cryptomeria japonica chromosome 1, Sugi_1.0, whole genome shotgun sequence encodes these proteins:
- the LOC131042618 gene encoding F-box/kelch-repeat protein At1g55270, producing the protein MQLGFAWYQMKVTETNMQRGIQPPLVDTAACYCRVDASLKTVAGAKKFVPGSKLCIQPDIKPSIRASKGKAIRGEKNKVPSALIPGLPDDLAIACLIRVPRVEHRTLRLVCKRWYRILAGNFFYSLRKNLGMAEEWIYVMKRDRDGRISWHAFDPIYQLWQPLPPVPGEYCEALGFGCAVLSGCHLYLFGGKDPLKGSMRRVVYYSARTNKWHRAPDMLRRRHFFGSCVINNCLYVAGGECEGIQRTLRSAEVYDPNKNRWSFISDMSTAMVPFIGVVYEGRWFLKGLGSQRQVMSEMYVPATNHWSPVHDGMVQGWRNPSVSLNGQLYALDCRDGCKLRVYDNSSDSWSKYADSKLHLGNSRALEAAALLPLNGKLCIIRNNMSITVVDVTKADDVAKNGQLWETIAGKGQFKTFVTNLWSNIAGRNRLKSHIVHCQVLQA; encoded by the coding sequence GTTGACACTGCCGCATGCTATTGCAGGGTAGATGCAAGCCTTAAAACTGTTGCAGGGGCAAAGAAATTTGTTCCAGGATCAAAGCTTTGTATCCAGCCAGACATTAAACCATCTATTCGAGCATCCAAAGGCAAGGCCATACGGGGAGAAAAAAACAAAGTCCCATCTGCTTTGATACCTGGTCTTCCTGATGACTTAGCAATAGCTTGCTTAATCCGTGTTCCTCGTGTTGAACATAGGACTCTTCGCCTTGTCTGCAAGAGATGGTACCGCATACTGGCAGGAAACTTTTTCTATTCTTTGAGAAAGAACCTTGGCATGGCTGAGGAGTGGATCTATGTGATGAAGCGTGATCGAGATGGGCGTATATCATGGCATGCGTTTGATCCCATCTACCAGCTTTGGCAACCTCTTCCACCTGTTCCAGGGGAGTATTGTGAGGCTCTTGGGTTTGGGTGTGCTGTTCTAAGTGGATGCCACCTTTACTTATTTGGGGGTAAAGATCCCTTAAAGGGATCAATGAGACGAGTTGTCTATTATAGTGCAAGAACCAATAAATGGCACCGGGCACCAGACATGTTACGGAGGAGACATTTCTTTGGTTCCTGTGTAATAAACAACTGTTTGTATGTTGCAGGTGGAGAGTGTGAAGGAATCCAGCGGACCTTGAGGTCAGCAGAAGTTTATGACCCCAATAAGAATAGGTGGTCATTTATTTCAGACATGAGTACAGCCATGGTTCCATTCATTGGAGTTGTGTATGAAGGAAGATGGTTCTTGAAAGGTCTTGGATCTCAGCGTCAAGTCATGAGTGAAATGTATGTTCCTGCAACCAATCACTGGTCCCCAGTGCATGATGGCATGGTTCAAGGCTGGCGCAATCCCAGTGTCTCTCTCAATGGCCAGCTATATGCTTTGGACTGCAGGGATGGTTGCAAATTGAGAGTCTATGATAATTCTTCCGACTCATGGAGCAAGTATGCAGATAGCAAGCTACACCTGGGAAATTCCCGTGCTTTGGAGGCAGCGGCTCTACTTCCCTTGAATGGGAAACTTTGTATAATTAGAAACAATATGAGTATCACAGTAGTTGATGTGACAAAAGCTGATGATGTGGCAAAGAATGGTCAGCTTTGGGAAACCATTGCTGGAAAAGGCCAATTTAAAACATTTGTGACAAATTTGTGGTCAAATATTGCAGGAAGAAATCGACTGAAGAGCCACATTGTCCACTGCCAAGTACTTCAAGCATAG